In Aedes albopictus strain Foshan chromosome 3, AalbF5, whole genome shotgun sequence, the genomic window ttggtatagaaatagtcgttcaaagtcgtgggaaggaaagggttaacaaTATGCTTATGAATGTAATTTAATAATTAGCTGTCCTATGTATTGTTTTTATTCAAAGTTTCGattccttgacctacataatggTTTAACCGCTAAGTTTGCGTGACGTTAATAAAAAGACCGTTACAATTAGGGCAAAAGCAATAGACTTCGCCGCGAAGTCCAGTGTTTTTACCCTACTTAACATCAATACTGATCCGTTACTGTGTTATCCAAAACTGTGCCTGTAGAGGATGTCTTTTGCATCATTCACTCCGCCGTGGATGTGGATGACCTAAAATCATTTGAAACTTTCTTCCAGAGATGGTAATACTTACCAGCTTTGTTGTAACCTTATCATCAAAAGTTCACCTTCATCCCAAGCAGTATGTGATACTTCACCGTCTGCATAAATCCAAAACAGCAACTGCCGCTGGAGGCTCGTTTCAATTTTTAGGGTTCttttttatttgaatatttttccttAACTTCTGGAACGTTGTTGTTGTTAGTTGCTATCATCTGTTGAGAAACGCTCACTTTGGGTACTGGTGCGTAAACGAGATCTTCGCGTTTATACGCACCCGGGCGGCGGCAACAAACACCACGACACCATCACACTCCTTCCACCAGCCGGCCGGTAGAGCTTACTTCGACTTCTTGTTCTTAATCTTCTTCAGGTAGAATTCCAGTTCCTTACCCTCGAGGATGTATCCATCGGCACGACCGCTCTGTCCTGGGCGGGAAGCGATAGCGGCTGTGAAGAAAGCAGAAACAAAAGAACATTGATTACCATTTGGCTAAAACTCGGCATGATGCACTGAATTGCTCCTAGTAATTGATCAGTGTAACTATGACAAAGCAAGGGTCATTTCTCACTGGAACGGTTACCGCTCTCAAAACGAGATTGGTAACCGCATTAAACCCTCTGACGAGGGTGTGAGTCGCTTTAATTGTTATCATCATTTAAGAAACGTTAGTAAGGCGATAGACGATTGATGATACAATGGAACCTAGTTCCGACTATTCTGCCCATGTATCATTCATCAATATATCGGTTCAAATAAAATCAATCGGAAACTCACCCAGCAGACGTCCAGCGTTGAACTGTTCCTCCAGAGCGGGGTCCAACTTGGCGGTCTTCTGTCGCTTAACGTACTTTTTCATGACGCGCTTGCTGCGCTTCTTGGCCAGAACGTCTTCTTCGCCGGCCTTGACCTCACGCTTCTTACCCAGGGGCAGCAGGTAGTGGCTTTCGTACCACTGGCGGAAGGGGCTAGCATCGATCACGATGATGGCGTTCTTCACCAGGGTCTTGGTACGGACCAGCTCGTTGTTCGAAGCGTTGTACACTACATCGATGATACGAGCCTTGCGGGCGGTTCCTTCCGAAGCCCAGGCAAAGTTTCCGGCATCCAGACGGAGGGCACGGAACTTTCGGTTTCCACCGCGAGTGCGCACGAAGTGGACACGGGAAGCTCCAATCTGAAACAAGGAAAAAAGTCATTAATACCCCAATAACCTAAAACCAGACAAAAACAAAACTCACCTTGGTGTTGGCAGCCGGGCGTCCCAACTCATACTTCCTCTTCTTGCGGATGGCGGCCTTCTTGCCACCAGTGGCCCGCCTCTTGTGATAGCTATCACGGCTTATACCTGCGAAGCAATGTAACCAAAAGAAAATTCGGTTAACTTCCGTCGTAATCACAATCCTGATGCGGCGACTGCCATAAACATTCAAGTGTCAAAATATATCGGAAACGCGTGGATAAAAACTATCACTTTTTACCCCATTTAATCACCCGCAAATCAAATTTCACCAACCGCAAATCACGCCCCGCACAAGCCACTATCCATTGTACACACTTTTATCGCGATTTCCGACATATTTTCACAGTTATTGGCAACTTTTCCCGCGGAACACGATCGACCAACGACTTACCCATCTTGATGTGTTGATCGAGAAAGAAAGAGGGCTAGCGACCGGAAGAACAAAGTTGGCTGCTCTGAAGGTTGACAGCTCGAAACGGCGCTGCCAACCGATAATTGGTTGCCGAAACTCGTCTAAACTGGATTGGAGCATACCCGAGCAAAAGAAAATGTGAAGGTGTTCATCATCAGAACATAATTTGTAAGAtatggatttattttttttgccACATCACGATCGCAAGCTCACGATGTCTCCGTAATCTTGTTAGTGATCAGGCCAGCTGGCATCAATGAATTTTATCGAGTCAACAATTCCTTACATTTGTTTAAATAGAAACGAGcttgtaatcaacaaacgctgcTTTTGTTTATTGTTGTGAGCCACATACGAAAAGCACCTTcacatgagcctctgcacgaatctggcgtactgctcactccaacagaaaacttgaaaacagttcgcacagtaaaagtcaaatgtgacttttactgtgcgcgctgttttcaaattttctgtgggagtgagcaggacagggcaaattcgtgcagaggctcatagtgtagtggaattttccataaCATCTTTTACTTAGTGACAAATTATAATTTCCCACGAGAAATTATAATTTGCGCTTACCTAAGCACCAACGTGCCAACATTTCGTAACCTTGTTGGcaagtattgtctatccggttggaatcaagaccgacattcaatcaaaaattgtcattttcttggtccacaagtgtcgcaactgtttcgcatctagtgcgctgtgttgctgataacaacgggaaggatgcgcactacctttgacatgattgaaaaacgtcgcgagttgggtcgcgtcgcgacttgattgtgcgaagtccggtttggtggcggcccgacaatatcatTTTGCATCCGTTGCGCGGTCCAAATTGACCACGCAGCAGTTATTTGCCCGCGCGTGTATTCATGCTTTATTCTAATCTAAAAGTTTGAAAGTAAAGCCAAAAGAGAAATAAATTCATTCTACGTACAACCAGCAAGTGAGTAACTTCATCACTCTCCAACGTATCCACGTCCTTATACTACATGGCTGATCGCGCCAAGCGGCCGAACAAGCCAAGCCTTCTCCAAACTAAGTGTCTTAGAGTGTGAGCTGATGAGAGATTATGGCTAACGACGGCTGCGGTGTTCGTCCAATGCAgcgaggtgttttttttttcgcagtgCAGTGAAACAAACTCTGTGGCAGTAATTTTAAGGGTTTGTGCATCTAATCATGGATTCTGAAGAAGAGACCCTAACCATAGAGAAGAGACACAGGTTCACATTTCAGTATGTTTTTTATGTTACGTTCGCGAGGTTAACCATTAAAATAACCTCCCAATTTGGTGTGAAAGTGAGACTGTGTACTTACTGAGTAAAGAACTGAGAGAAGCTAATAAACGATTCATGGTACCAGAGAAACTGTGTGTGTCAGCGAAGAAATACACGGCAATAACAATGCAGAAAACAGCTCGCCCAGTCCCGGGGGATCCGGAGAGTTGTGGTGGATCGAGCCGATGTTCATAGAAGTGCAGCAAGAGTATCCCGGTGAATTGGTCCAAACCGGTGAGTGTTTTTTATTACAACGTTATTGTCTGCGTGGGAGACGGATTTCAGCCTGGCACCTGAGCTGCATGGCTGCAACGTTATTATGCGCGAGGGAAACaaagtgaacacagaaaaactcaaggggaatgacatatccttttctaaccggaatatccgcatttatccgtttctaaccgtcgttaaccgttgctaagcgagctgctaagtgagcagcggttacacacggttagcgacggttagaaacggataaatgcggatactccggttagaaaaggatatgtcattccccttggaaaAACTCCAGCTTGGCatctccacagagaacagacatccaagtccagttccgaaactgtgtaaggaatttaacggccatttgaaatcggcattacaagtggcaatagcgtggcactgcaatcggttaatttcccatactaatttaattcaccacttgaaatgtttcaattcaccactgactgtggcaatatggtgtttggtggcgttagtgttgtcatcgtgtattggtttgcaaccttactcaagtaaagattcaaatccttacacaaccttccgaatgaaatttgttctagcctggatgtctgttctctgtggcatcTCTTCCGGTTCCTTCCTTGAGTCATCCCGTCATCAATCATCATAATGGTTCTTATTGCAAGTGTTGGACTACAAATCGGAAATAAGGCATTAAAGTATGTTAAAGAAAACCGGTGAGTGTTTTTCAAATTCTTAttgttttttattaaatatgtgcTAGACAAAATCTGATTTTAATCACTATTATAAATTTAGTAGGTTTGAAATTTAGCTGACAACTAaggatatatgaaaaaaaaaatatttgttgtgTAAATGGAAATAGACGAaattaaattcaaagttgataaaAATATTTCAGTCCTTAATTCCATCCTAGTGAATTTCAACAAGGCTCCAAATAGGACCTATAATAAACAATTCCTAATAGAAAAAAAGAAGCAATCAGCTGAAATTTGTAATTCAATCACTAATTTGCTACAACAAAATGAACAAAAATTCTCATCTACTGAACTGTCATAttatgtcaaaagtgcaagaCAAAAATACAACAACATTactgtaattttatttttggaatatCGAGAAAAATTTAGTACACTCAGCCATCaaaataaaactaaaatattaattattggtGAAAATTATTTATACACACGTTTCAAACAGCAACAATAAGTCGAAGTATACAGATTCAATAAAAATGTATCTACAGTTggctaaaactatttttgttttgctttcggTTTTATATTTGCTACGGGATTTAAAATCCTCTTACACCCTCTCTATTCAAAGTAAACTATTCTTACTTCTCTCCCGTAGTCAAGGTCAAATACTCCAGACCAAAGGAAAGCCCTCATGAGTAGTTTCACAATTGCTTTTTATGTTCTGTGCTGTTTTTTTGTTGATTTAGCAAGGTTTAAAAaaggcgtgataaaaacgaaacgaaaaccgtgATAAAATTGAGCGTGAATTTGGCGAATAGTGAATAAAATGAGTAGTGATAaagtcgaaaaaccactgtatgagGCAATTATACCATTAATACAAATTAAAATGTATATAATTTATTCTTAGCCCAAATAGTAgaagttattgcaaaaaaaaaaaaaagaaaaaaaaaaacaatttataaaCGTATtttatatctttaaaaaaaaaactgaattattCGCCGATCTATAATGGGTATTTAATAATTCAATGCGTTTCATGAATTCAATTCAACAAAACAAATATGAATTTTGGCAGCTGAGTTGGtagcagtttaacattgttttttCTATATCAGAAAAGAAAACTGCTTAAAAAACCTGTCGAAGTTATAGTGTTTATTTTTGCATCAATGACTTTATTTTCATTATAATAAACCATTTTCATTTATAGCAaagcttaatttttttttttcattattttatggATTAGAAACAAAATTATGTTTTACTTTATTAa contains:
- the LOC134284018 gene encoding small ribosomal subunit protein eS8-like; translation: MGISRDSYHKRRATGGKKAAIRKKRKYELGRPAANTKIGASRVHFVRTRGGNRKFRALRLDAGNFAWASEGTARKARIIDVVYNASNNELVRTKTLVKNAIIVIDASPFRQWYESHYLLPLGKKREVKAGEEDVLAKKRSKRVMKKYVKRQKTAKLDPALEEQFNAGRLLAAIASRPGQSGRADGYILEGKELEFYLKKIKNKKSK